From the genome of Pseudomonas hamedanensis:
ACACAACGCGAAATGGCCGTTTGGTCACTTGCTCGCCGACGTTCTCGGGCAATACCTGCAACATCGCTTCGATGAAGGCCTGCCTCGTCCTGACGGGTTATTGCCGGTGCCGCTGGCGCGTAAACGCCTGCGTCAACGCGGCTTCAACCAGGCGGCGATGCTGGCGCGCTGGTTGAGTGTTTCGCTGGACTTGCCGTATGAAGAGCAGATTTTGCGGCGGATCGTGGACACCGATGCCCAGCAGGATCTGGATGCCAAGGCGCGCCAACGCAATTTGCGCAACGCCTTTGCGTTGGCGCCTGATGCCGATGTGAAGGGGCGGCATTGGGCGTTGGTGGATGATGTGCTGACCACCGGTGCGACTGCTCAGGCGCTGGCGCGGTTGTTGATGGATGCAGGTGCGGCGCGGGTAGATGTGTATTGCCTCGCCCGCACGCCGAAACCCGGCGCCTGAAGCCCAAAATATCCCGTGTAGGAGTGAGCCTGCTCGCGATAGCGTCCGCACTGCTTACATCTATGCTGACTGATCCACCCTT
Proteins encoded in this window:
- a CDS encoding ComF family protein; its protein translation is MHCQPRYEGTVYICLKNIQTCLLCDEPAEAQMPMCVACESELPWLGNHCQSCALPLAAEGMTCGACLLEPPAFEQVAAPWVYGFPVDSLITRFKHNAKWPFGHLLADVLGQYLQHRFDEGLPRPDGLLPVPLARKRLRQRGFNQAAMLARWLSVSLDLPYEEQILRRIVDTDAQQDLDAKARQRNLRNAFALAPDADVKGRHWALVDDVLTTGATAQALARLLMDAGAARVDVYCLARTPKPGA